The Synergistota bacterium genome includes a window with the following:
- a CDS encoding D-sedoheptulose 7-phosphate isomerase: protein MVNAFSEHVDVVERTLRECSSEIEKLISVAIETLKSGGKIAFIGNGGSAADSQHLAAEFVGRFARSRFPLPALALTTDTSILTALGNDFGFESVFSRQVEALLEKGDLLIAISTSGNSPNVIKAVLKAKEMGVKVVGLTGKSGGKLKDICDVSIVVPSDSTPRIQEVHILIGHVLCEEVEKALYG, encoded by the coding sequence ATGGTTAACGCTTTTAGTGAGCACGTTGATGTAGTTGAGCGAACCCTTAGAGAATGTTCTTCTGAGATAGAAAAGCTTATCTCTGTTGCCATCGAGACCTTAAAGAGTGGCGGTAAGATAGCCTTTATCGGAAATGGGGGAAGTGCAGCGGATAGTCAACATTTAGCTGCGGAATTTGTGGGCAGATTTGCCCGAAGTAGGTTTCCTCTCCCTGCTCTTGCCTTAACAACGGATACTTCCATTTTAACGGCTTTGGGAAACGATTTCGGCTTTGAGAGCGTTTTTTCGAGACAGGTTGAGGCTCTTCTTGAAAAAGGGGATCTGCTTATAGCTATATCTACTTCAGGGAACAGTCCCAATGTGATAAAGGCGGTTTTGAAAGCTAAGGAGATGGGTGTAAAAGTCGTGGGATTAACTGGGAAAAGTGGAGGGAAGCTCAAGGATATATGTGATGTCAGTATCGTCGTTCCGTCTGACTCTACGCCGAGGATTCAGGAGGTTCATATTCTTATAGGTCATGTTTTGTGTGAGGAGGTGGAGAAGGCACTATATGGATAG